One window from the genome of Malus domestica chromosome 01, GDT2T_hap1 encodes:
- the LOC139187480 gene encoding uncharacterized protein, whose product MFNLHIAQNEKEEDDERRMRDDEARMARDSHSRRVIQAVAHICRPTRSRNLNRSRQQRGEELLDDYFVHNSAFPDMYFRRRFRMERHLFNKIMIAVCNHDSYFVQKKDACGAMGLFSEQKITTALRMLAYGAVADQVDEIARLGKSTILESLMRFYGAIESIYTAEYLRKPTHMNLERLLKKVEM is encoded by the coding sequence atgttcaatctccatatagcccaaaatgagaaggaagaggatgatGAGCGGAGAATgagagatgacgaagcaagaaTGGCCAGAGACTCACATTCTcgtcgagtcatccaagctGTGGCTCATATATGTAGGCCCACCCGTTCCAGAAACCTTAATAGAAGCAGGCAACAACGAGGTGAGGAGCTGTTGGATGATTATTTTGTTCATAATAGTGCATTTCCTGATATGTACttcagacgtcgttttagaatggaacgacatttgttcaacaaaatcatgattgctgtttgcaaccatgattcttactttgtgcaaaagaaggatgcttgtggtgctatgggtctcttttctgagcaaaaaattactacTGCGTTACGGATGCTTGCTTATGGAGCAgttgcagaccaagtggatgagatagcgaggttggggaaatcaaccattcttgagtcctTGATGAGGTTTTACGGAGCAATTGAATCTAtctacaccgcagagtacctccggaAACCTACTCACATGAACTtggaaaggcttctgaagaaggtcGAGATGTGA
- the LOC103432780 gene encoding uncharacterized protein, protein MGSRLGRRVVHFANLPIKLLMPNNFTNITEIALKTIPSASKIEIKRVMESLYGFQVEKVRTLNMEGKKKKRGGLLIAKPDYKKAYVTLKAPLSLSQDLYPIGIVQQDRKQQTANQTKSAVVEEGETEKHWLYGNKERQQQPAGTRRGKNTGKGSAVFGDGSAKFPWSNMRFR, encoded by the coding sequence ATGGGAAGCAGATTGGGAAGGAGGGTAGTCCACTTCGCAAACCTACCCATCAAGCTTCTGATGCCCAACAACTTCACCAACATCACAGAAATCGCTCTCAAAACCATCCCATCGGCCTCCAAGATCGAAATCAAGCGCGTCATGGAGTCCCTCTACGGATTCCAGGTCGAGAAGGTCCGCACCCTCAACATGGAgggcaagaagaagaagcgtGGCGGTCTTCTCATCGCAAAACCCGACTACAAGAAGGCCTACGTCACCCTCAAggctcccctctctctctcccaggACCTCTACCCCATCGGAATCGTCCAGCAGGACCGCAAGCAGCAGACAGCCAACCAGACCAAGTCCGCTGTCGTCGAAGAGGGCGAGACGGAGAAGCATTGGCTTTACGGGAACAAGGAGCGGCAGCAGCAGCCGGCAGGCACTCGCAGGGGTAAGAACACCGGTAAGGGTTCGGCTGTTTTCGGCGACGGCTCCGCCAAGTTCCCGTGGAGCAACATGAGGTTCCGCTAG
- the LOC114826410 gene encoding BTB/POZ domain-containing protein DOT3-like isoform X2, which yields MLFHPNLSSATPYTSGQKMNKSLNPPQIPEADHEGTKRVLVPSKHITLAATFEQKQHSWFIDSHVPTDLTIQVEGVAFNVHKYPLLSKCGYIGRLEFHPSHSNFGYELELQNFPGGSETFELILKFCYGLPVGLNPNNIAPLRCASEFLEMTEEIQDGNLISKTESFLTLVVLSSWKDTVSVLKSCETLSPWAENLQIVRRCCDTIAWKASRENVIGDADGQEGWWFNEVATFRIDHFMRTITAIKAKSTRPAFVGKCIMRYAERWLTGMDVEFEGLRGYELGKNDLRFSILSRRKEDGGYEYIKEQKAIIESLVSILPPQNEALPCKFLLQMLKLAMLYSASPALISELEKRAGMMLKDANVNDLLIPSYYNADQGKLANSPEECMMHDIEVVQRIVEYFLMHEQQEQQQKTELLPENARTCDDGLYRAIDTYLKTHPTLPEHDRRRLCRIMNCDKLSLDACTHVALNDRLPMRTIVQVLFSEQVKMRTVMQEKESPSGENSEQHGNHSSTDAETKNLKAELENVKMKMAELQSDYSELQHKYERIISNKQKNVSGWSLGWRKIKNSFHTKVEENETGDNQQRTNAARRRTTFIRRSSIS from the exons ATGTTATTCCATCCAAATCTCTCATCTGCCACTCCCTACACATCCGGCCAAAAGATGAACAAGTCCCTGAATCCACCGCAAATTCCAGAGGCCGACCACGAGGGCACTAAGCGCGTCCTAGTTCCTTCAAAACacatcactttagccgccacCTTCGAACAGAAACAACACTCCTG GTTTATCGATTCTCATGTACCAACCGACCTAACCATTCAAGTTGAAGGCGTCGCCTTTAACGTTCACAAG TATCCCTTGCTATCAAAATGTGGCTACATAGGTCGACTGGAATTTCATCCTTCACATTCAAACTTCGGTTATGAGCTCGAGCTTCAAAACTTCCCCGGTGGATCAGAAACCTTTGAACTCATTTTAAAATTCTGTTACGGTCTTCCAGTGGGCTTAAACCCTAACAATATAGCTCCGCTAAGATGCGCCTCGGAATTTCTTGAAATGACTGAAGAAATTCAAGATGGAAATCTCATTTCTAAGACTGAATCTTTCCTCACACTTGTAGTCCTTTCTTCATGGAAAGACACCGTTTCTGTGCTCAAATCTTGTGAAACTCTATCTCCATGGGCTGAAAATCTTCAAATTGTCAGACGCTGCTGCGACACAATTGCTTGGAAGGCTTCCAGAGAGAACGTAATTGGGGATGCAGATGGTCAAGAAGGCTGGTGGTTTAACGAAGTGGCTACCTTTCGAATAGATCATTTCATGAGGACTATAACAGCAATAAAGGCAAAGAGTACCAGACCAGCGTTTGTAGGTAAATGTATTATGCGCTATGCAGAAAGATGGTTGACAGGCATGGATGTGGAGTTTGAAGGACTAAGAGGATATGAACTTGGAAAGAATGACCTGCGGTTCAGTATATTGAGTAGGAGGAAGGAAGACGGGGGTTACGAATATATCAAGGAGCAAAAAGCAATTATTGAAAGCCTAGTAAGCATCCTACCTCCTCAAAACGAGGCTCTTCCTTGTAAGTTCTTATTGCAGATGTTAAAGTTGGCCATGCTGTACTCTGCATCGCCAGCGTTGATTTCAGAGCTTGAAAAAAGAGCAGGGATGATGTTGAAAGATGCCAATGTGAACGATCTGCTGATTCCTAGTTACTATAATGCAGATCAAGGGAAACTGGCTAA TTCACCTGAAGAATGCATGATGCATGACATTGAAGTTGTGCAACGGATTGTGGAATATTTCTTGATGCATGAGCAGCAAGAACAGCAACAGAAGACTG AATTACTGCCAGAAAATGCTCGAACATGTGATGATGGTCTTTACAGAGCCATTGATACCTATCTAAAG ACTCATCCTACGCTGCCTGAGCATGACCGGAGAAGGCTATGCAGAATAATGAACTGTGATAAACTATCGCTTGATGCATGCACGCACGTTGCACTAAATGATCGACTGCCTATGAGAACCATTGTCCAG GTGCTGTTCTCAGAGCAAGTAAAGATGAGGACTGTGATGCAAGAGAAGGAATCACCAAGCGGCGAAAACTCTGAACAGCACGGGAACCACTCATCAACAGATGCAGAGACTAAAAATCTTAAAGCAGAACTTGAGAATGTAAAGATGAAGATGGCAGAGCTGCAGAGTGACTACTCTGAACTGCAACACAAGTATGAAAGGATAATAAGCAACAAGCAAAAGAATGTATCGGGTTGGAGTTTGGgatggagaaaaatcaagaaCTCTTTCCATACAAAAGTTGAGGAAAATGAAACTGGAGACAACCAACAAAGAACCAACGCAGCTAGGCGCAGAACCACCTTCATACGAAGGTCGTCAATATCCTAA
- the LOC114826410 gene encoding BTB/POZ domain-containing protein DOT3-like isoform X1, with protein sequence MLFHPNLSSATPYTSGQKMNKSLNPPQIPEADHEGTKRVLVPSKHITLAATFEQKQHSWFIDSHVPTDLTIQVEGVAFNVHKYPLLSKCGYIGRLEFHPSHSNFGYELELQNFPGGSETFELILKFCYGLPVGLNPNNIAPLRCASEFLEMTEEIQDGNLISKTESFLTLVVLSSWKDTVSVLKSCETLSPWAENLQIVRRCCDTIAWKASRENVIGDADGQEGWWFNEVATFRIDHFMRTITAIKAKSTRPAFVGKCIMRYAERWLTGMDVEFEGLRGYELGKNDLRFSILSRRKEDGGYEYIKEQKAIIESLVSILPPQNEALPCKFLLQMLKLAMLYSASPALISELEKRAGMMLKDANVNDLLIPSYYNADQGKLANSPEECMMHDIEVVQRIVEYFLMHEQQEQQQKTGKIAVSKLLDNYLAEIAGDPNLSITKFHVLAELLPENARTCDDGLYRAIDTYLKTHPTLPEHDRRRLCRIMNCDKLSLDACTHVALNDRLPMRTIVQVLFSEQVKMRTVMQEKESPSGENSEQHGNHSSTDAETKNLKAELENVKMKMAELQSDYSELQHKYERIISNKQKNVSGWSLGWRKIKNSFHTKVEENETGDNQQRTNAARRRTTFIRRSSIS encoded by the exons ATGTTATTCCATCCAAATCTCTCATCTGCCACTCCCTACACATCCGGCCAAAAGATGAACAAGTCCCTGAATCCACCGCAAATTCCAGAGGCCGACCACGAGGGCACTAAGCGCGTCCTAGTTCCTTCAAAACacatcactttagccgccacCTTCGAACAGAAACAACACTCCTG GTTTATCGATTCTCATGTACCAACCGACCTAACCATTCAAGTTGAAGGCGTCGCCTTTAACGTTCACAAG TATCCCTTGCTATCAAAATGTGGCTACATAGGTCGACTGGAATTTCATCCTTCACATTCAAACTTCGGTTATGAGCTCGAGCTTCAAAACTTCCCCGGTGGATCAGAAACCTTTGAACTCATTTTAAAATTCTGTTACGGTCTTCCAGTGGGCTTAAACCCTAACAATATAGCTCCGCTAAGATGCGCCTCGGAATTTCTTGAAATGACTGAAGAAATTCAAGATGGAAATCTCATTTCTAAGACTGAATCTTTCCTCACACTTGTAGTCCTTTCTTCATGGAAAGACACCGTTTCTGTGCTCAAATCTTGTGAAACTCTATCTCCATGGGCTGAAAATCTTCAAATTGTCAGACGCTGCTGCGACACAATTGCTTGGAAGGCTTCCAGAGAGAACGTAATTGGGGATGCAGATGGTCAAGAAGGCTGGTGGTTTAACGAAGTGGCTACCTTTCGAATAGATCATTTCATGAGGACTATAACAGCAATAAAGGCAAAGAGTACCAGACCAGCGTTTGTAGGTAAATGTATTATGCGCTATGCAGAAAGATGGTTGACAGGCATGGATGTGGAGTTTGAAGGACTAAGAGGATATGAACTTGGAAAGAATGACCTGCGGTTCAGTATATTGAGTAGGAGGAAGGAAGACGGGGGTTACGAATATATCAAGGAGCAAAAAGCAATTATTGAAAGCCTAGTAAGCATCCTACCTCCTCAAAACGAGGCTCTTCCTTGTAAGTTCTTATTGCAGATGTTAAAGTTGGCCATGCTGTACTCTGCATCGCCAGCGTTGATTTCAGAGCTTGAAAAAAGAGCAGGGATGATGTTGAAAGATGCCAATGTGAACGATCTGCTGATTCCTAGTTACTATAATGCAGATCAAGGGAAACTGGCTAA TTCACCTGAAGAATGCATGATGCATGACATTGAAGTTGTGCAACGGATTGTGGAATATTTCTTGATGCATGAGCAGCAAGAACAGCAACAGAAGACTGGTAAAATCGCTGTTAGTAAGCTGTTAGACAACTACCTAGCAGAGATTGCAGGAGACCCGAACCTCTCCATAACAAAGTTTCATGTATTGGCAGAATTACTGCCAGAAAATGCTCGAACATGTGATGATGGTCTTTACAGAGCCATTGATACCTATCTAAAG ACTCATCCTACGCTGCCTGAGCATGACCGGAGAAGGCTATGCAGAATAATGAACTGTGATAAACTATCGCTTGATGCATGCACGCACGTTGCACTAAATGATCGACTGCCTATGAGAACCATTGTCCAG GTGCTGTTCTCAGAGCAAGTAAAGATGAGGACTGTGATGCAAGAGAAGGAATCACCAAGCGGCGAAAACTCTGAACAGCACGGGAACCACTCATCAACAGATGCAGAGACTAAAAATCTTAAAGCAGAACTTGAGAATGTAAAGATGAAGATGGCAGAGCTGCAGAGTGACTACTCTGAACTGCAACACAAGTATGAAAGGATAATAAGCAACAAGCAAAAGAATGTATCGGGTTGGAGTTTGGgatggagaaaaatcaagaaCTCTTTCCATACAAAAGTTGAGGAAAATGAAACTGGAGACAACCAACAAAGAACCAACGCAGCTAGGCGCAGAACCACCTTCATACGAAGGTCGTCAATATCCTAA